In Populus nigra chromosome 10, ddPopNigr1.1, whole genome shotgun sequence, the following proteins share a genomic window:
- the LOC133704994 gene encoding probable protein phosphatase 2C 2, with protein MSCTAAWAIPNSPAFQSPRLPSIFCKPSPSPSIIHGSQSPAPSSSLSLPPSSLSSFSPGLSSPKSPLSLRVNKTKLESKTDKLLKRKRPGILDIPVAGVLGFGLETPKGKKEKVEVVEVEGDGYFVCSKRGRRGGILEDRYSVFVDVNGYSKQALFGVFDGHGGPKAAEFAAKNLNKNIMDEVSSRYQEGIETAIRNGYLTTDEEFLKQNVNGGACCVTALIHQGNLVVSNTGDCRAVMSRGGVAEALTSDHQPSRKDEKDRIEALGGYVDCCHGVWRIQGSLAVTRGIGDGHLKRWVIAEPETKVLKIKPECEFLILASDGLWDKVTNQEAVDVVHPSCVGVDKLDPLSACKKLVDLSLSRGSVDDTSVMIIQLDRFVP; from the exons atgTCCTGCACTGCAGCATGGGCGATTCCAAACTCACCAGCATTTCAATCACCGAGacttccttcaatattttgcaAGCCATCTCCATCTCCTAGCATCATCCATGGTTCACAATCCCCGGCACCATCATCGTCTTTATCGTTGCCACCGTCTTCTTTATCATCGTTTTCACCGGGGCTGTCCTCACCAAAGTCACCTTTATCTCTTCGAGTTAACAAGACAAAATTAGAATCAAAGACTGACAAGTTGTTGAAGAGGAAGAGGCCGGGAATATTAGATATACCAGTGGCGGGGGTTTTGGGGTTTGGTTTAGAGACCCCAAAAGGAAAGAAGGAGAAAGTGGAGGTTGTAGAAGTTGAAGGAGATGGTTATTTTGTCTGTAGCAAGAGAGGACGGAGAGGTGGGATCTTGGAGGACCGGTACTCtgtttttgttgatgttaatgGATATTCTAAACAG GCTTTGTTTGGTGTTTTTGATGGGCATGGAGGGCCAAAAGCGGCTGAATTTGCAGCcaagaatttgaataaaaacatcatGGATGAAGTTTCGAGTAGATATCAAGAGGGAATTGAAACAGCAATTAGAAATGGCTACTTGACCACAGACGAagagtttttaaaacaaaatgttaaTGGTGGTGCTTGTTGTGTGACTGCATTGATACACCAAGGCAACCTTGTGGTTTCAAATACTGGTGATTGCCGTGCAGTTATGAGTCGAGGAGGGGTTGCAGAGGCTCTCACGTCTGATCACCAACCTTCGCGCAAAGATGAGAAAGACAGAATCGAAGCCTTA GGTGGTTATGTAGATTGTTGCCATGGTGTGTGGAGAATACAGGGGTCACTTGCTGTAACAAGAGGGATTGGAGATGGACATCTAAAACGATGGGTGATAGCAGAACCAGAGACCaaagttttaaagattaagCCCGAATGCGAGTTCTTGATCTTAGCGTCGGATGGTCTTTGGGACAAG gtTACTAATCAGGAGGCAGTAGATGTAGTTCACCCCTCATGCGTGGGTGTTGACAAGCTAGATCCTTTATCTGCCTGTAAAAAGCTAGTCGACTTGTCATTAAGCAGGGGCTCGGTTGATGATACTAGTGTGATGATAATTCAATTAGATCGCTTTGTTCCATAA